A region from the Anoplolepis gracilipes chromosome 2, ASM4749672v1, whole genome shotgun sequence genome encodes:
- the LOC140676307 gene encoding uncharacterized protein isoform X2, with translation MEIDGSINRCTEVYIKNIMTKSAVQGRAISGLLDLHNLFRMEAHVYQKILPVLGPFGPPCIYADKETTIMDDLAEKGYVTCERRNFLDLDHTVFVLKKLAKLHSSALAVKIKDPQLFDELTESLEEVVYINDSATSSMRSCTEMCINSTVKCLKAIEPRTQELQMVTDHIVSLVDKAYDILYRMFNAPKQKYHTISHGDMWINNLLFLHDNDGKIIDLKMVDYQICRHTSALIDVHHLIYSSAQSSLIEKSYESLIKIYHTEFLKELDRLNVDEKILSELNREWLEAELQTYAFYGGLVGCFMTHPILAEEEDVVQFEKIEFNPDNLLQNSDVNLFGDNHKSLDRVKCVASHYYRRYKSGIINDDLEPISITT, from the exons ATGGAGATTGACGGATCGATCAACCGTTGTACCGAAG TGTATATCAAGAATATTATGACGAAAAGTGCCGTTCAAGGACGAGCGATCTCTGGCTTACTGGACCTCCACAATCTATTCCGTATGGAAGCACACGTCTATCAAAAAATACTGCCCGTACTTGGGCCTTTTGGTCCTCCATGTATATATGCCGACAAAGAGACTACAATAATGGATGATTTAGCGGAGAAGGGATACGTCACTTGCGAGAGACGCAACTTTCTGGACTTGGATCACACTGTTTTTGTCTTGAAG aaACTTGCCAAATTACACTCGTCGGCTCTAGCGGTGAAGATTAAGGATCCGCAGTTGTTTGATGAATTAACCGAGTCTTTAGAAGAGGTAGTTTACATTAATGATTCCGCGACATCGTCAATGAGATCTTGTACCGAAATGTGTATAAACTCGACGGTGAAATGTTTAAAAGCAATAGAACCACGAACGCAGGAGTTGCAAATGGTCACAGATCACATTGTCAGCTTAGTTGACAAAGCTTACGACATACTGTATCGAATGTTCAATGCGCCGAAGCAGAAGTATCATACAATTTCCCATGGCGATATGTGGATTAATAACTTGCTGTTTTTACACGATAACGACGGCAAGATAATCGATCTAAAAATGGTGGATTACCAGATATGCAGACATACCTCAGCGCTCATCGACGTTCATCACTTGATATACAGCAGCGCGCAATCGTCGTTGATCGAGAAAAGCTACGAAAGCCTCATTAAGATTTATCACACCGAATTTCTCAAAGAACTTGATCGATTAAACGTAGACGAGAAGATTTTGTCAGAGCTCAATAGGGAATGGTTGGAGGCGGAGCTGCAAACTTACGCGTTTTACGGAGGGCTCGTCGGGTGTTTCATGACGCATCCGATATTAGCGGAAGAGGAGGACGTAGTGCAGTTTGAAAAAATCGAATTCAACCcagataatttattgcaaaattccGATGTGAACCTATTTGGCGACAATCATAAGAGTCTCGATCGGGTCAAATGCGTTGCGTCTCACTATTACAGAAGATATAAGTCGGGTATTATTAACGACGATCTAGAACCAATTTCTATTACGACATAG
- the LOC140676307 gene encoding uncharacterized protein isoform X1, which translates to MEIDGSINRCTEDKVKQLQAYLRKYENDDKLVILEAVDKPGSKPGDNYTSVIIKTKLVGTRGNGSLYIKNIMTKSAVQGRAISGLLDLHNLFRMEAHVYQKILPVLGPFGPPCIYADKETTIMDDLAEKGYVTCERRNFLDLDHTVFVLKKLAKLHSSALAVKIKDPQLFDELTESLEEVVYINDSATSSMRSCTEMCINSTVKCLKAIEPRTQELQMVTDHIVSLVDKAYDILYRMFNAPKQKYHTISHGDMWINNLLFLHDNDGKIIDLKMVDYQICRHTSALIDVHHLIYSSAQSSLIEKSYESLIKIYHTEFLKELDRLNVDEKILSELNREWLEAELQTYAFYGGLVGCFMTHPILAEEEDVVQFEKIEFNPDNLLQNSDVNLFGDNHKSLDRVKCVASHYYRRYKSGIINDDLEPISITT; encoded by the exons ATGGAGATTGACGGATCGATCAACCGTTGTACCGAAG ACAAGGTAAAGCAATTACAAGCTTATCTGAGAAAGTACGAGAACGATGACAAATTGGTAATTCTGGAGGCCGTGGACAAGCCGGGGTCGAAACCTGGCGACAATTATACGTCGGTGATAATCAAAACAAAACTCGTCGGTACACGCGGGAACGGAAGTC TGTATATCAAGAATATTATGACGAAAAGTGCCGTTCAAGGACGAGCGATCTCTGGCTTACTGGACCTCCACAATCTATTCCGTATGGAAGCACACGTCTATCAAAAAATACTGCCCGTACTTGGGCCTTTTGGTCCTCCATGTATATATGCCGACAAAGAGACTACAATAATGGATGATTTAGCGGAGAAGGGATACGTCACTTGCGAGAGACGCAACTTTCTGGACTTGGATCACACTGTTTTTGTCTTGAAG aaACTTGCCAAATTACACTCGTCGGCTCTAGCGGTGAAGATTAAGGATCCGCAGTTGTTTGATGAATTAACCGAGTCTTTAGAAGAGGTAGTTTACATTAATGATTCCGCGACATCGTCAATGAGATCTTGTACCGAAATGTGTATAAACTCGACGGTGAAATGTTTAAAAGCAATAGAACCACGAACGCAGGAGTTGCAAATGGTCACAGATCACATTGTCAGCTTAGTTGACAAAGCTTACGACATACTGTATCGAATGTTCAATGCGCCGAAGCAGAAGTATCATACAATTTCCCATGGCGATATGTGGATTAATAACTTGCTGTTTTTACACGATAACGACGGCAAGATAATCGATCTAAAAATGGTGGATTACCAGATATGCAGACATACCTCAGCGCTCATCGACGTTCATCACTTGATATACAGCAGCGCGCAATCGTCGTTGATCGAGAAAAGCTACGAAAGCCTCATTAAGATTTATCACACCGAATTTCTCAAAGAACTTGATCGATTAAACGTAGACGAGAAGATTTTGTCAGAGCTCAATAGGGAATGGTTGGAGGCGGAGCTGCAAACTTACGCGTTTTACGGAGGGCTCGTCGGGTGTTTCATGACGCATCCGATATTAGCGGAAGAGGAGGACGTAGTGCAGTTTGAAAAAATCGAATTCAACCcagataatttattgcaaaattccGATGTGAACCTATTTGGCGACAATCATAAGAGTCTCGATCGGGTCAAATGCGTTGCGTCTCACTATTACAGAAGATATAAGTCGGGTATTATTAACGACGATCTAGAACCAATTTCTATTACGACATAG